The following are from one region of the Salicibibacter kimchii genome:
- a CDS encoding phage holin family protein gives MGCLVNIVINAVVLIVTGLIFTGFELENVWAALIAAVLLSIVNMIVRPILVVLTLPVTVLTLGIFLFVINAAMLMLIAWIMGGAFVIDGFGTAILAAVVMAILNAIINVVFNPARA, from the coding sequence ATGGGTTGTCTCGTCAATATTGTTATCAATGCCGTTGTTTTAATTGTCACAGGATTGATTTTTACTGGCTTTGAATTGGAAAATGTTTGGGCAGCGTTAATTGCTGCTGTCCTACTCTCAATTGTCAACATGATTGTTCGTCCGATTCTGGTCGTTTTAACCCTCCCGGTAACGGTCCTGACGCTGGGTATTTTTCTCTTTGTGATTAATGCTGCCATGCTCATGTTAATCGCGTGGATCATGGGTGGTGCGTTTGTCATCGATGGATTTGGAACAGCTATACTGGCAGCGGTCGTAATGGCCATTCTAAACGCGATCATCAATGTCGTGTTTAATCCGGCGAGAGCTTAA
- a CDS encoding PDZ domain-containing protein: MDHWFTDLLTGIGSFFIHPLTYIGLLAMIGIGYRRLKRERKMFHTATGLVGKDVFHRLLPGILAGMVLSVVTVASGTVLTPEFLLMTTAVYLVLVVIGGAGFASPAYALGLALLLSYLLPLGWTTFIDPLPVLILIAAFLFTEGVFMRLQSKREQFSPLRLRSKRGKWIGGQRLDRMWLIPVCIFIPGGTFATEGWWPLLPIADDVSLLLVPFLVGFRLTAVGQLLRIKVKGAGTRLIALGVLITVGVALFMYLSAWVWLPVVLIAVLGRILMQVYEYVSDRMKDHYFVPRNEGVIILSVLPGSPGEKMGLLPGEMVTKVHGEPVDTEWSFYQSLQINSAYGRIEVIDANGEQRVVKAALYDNQHHELGLLFLHPHEAS; encoded by the coding sequence ATGGATCATTGGTTTACCGATCTATTGACAGGTATAGGTAGCTTCTTTATTCACCCGTTGACGTATATTGGCTTGTTGGCAATGATAGGCATCGGCTACCGCCGTTTAAAGAGGGAAAGAAAGATGTTCCATACGGCCACGGGCCTTGTTGGGAAAGACGTTTTTCATCGTCTGCTGCCGGGCATTTTGGCAGGGATGGTTCTATCGGTCGTTACAGTGGCTTCCGGTACTGTGCTCACCCCGGAATTCCTGCTGATGACGACAGCGGTCTACCTTGTGCTGGTTGTTATCGGCGGCGCGGGATTTGCCTCGCCTGCCTATGCATTGGGGTTGGCTTTGCTTCTTTCCTACCTTTTGCCTTTAGGTTGGACAACATTTATAGATCCGCTTCCCGTACTTATTCTCATCGCGGCATTTTTATTCACCGAAGGGGTATTCATGCGCTTGCAGTCAAAGCGCGAGCAATTTTCTCCGCTTCGCTTGCGTAGCAAAAGAGGGAAATGGATCGGAGGCCAACGTCTAGATCGAATGTGGCTCATCCCCGTATGCATATTTATCCCCGGGGGCACCTTCGCGACCGAAGGTTGGTGGCCGTTGCTTCCGATTGCGGATGATGTATCGTTATTACTGGTCCCTTTTCTCGTTGGATTTCGATTAACGGCTGTCGGCCAGCTCTTGAGAATAAAAGTAAAAGGAGCCGGGACGAGATTAATAGCGCTTGGGGTGCTGATAACGGTTGGCGTTGCTCTATTTATGTATTTATCCGCATGGGTATGGTTACCGGTCGTATTGATTGCTGTCCTGGGCCGGATTCTTATGCAGGTCTACGAGTACGTCAGCGATCGCATGAAAGATCATTATTTTGTGCCGAGGAACGAGGGGGTCATTATTCTCAGTGTATTGCCCGGATCCCCGGGGGAGAAGATGGGCCTTCTGCCCGGTGAAATGGTGACAAAAGTGCATGGAGAACCCGTCGATACGGAATGGAGCTTCTATCAATCCTTACAGATCAATTCGGCATATGGCCGTATTGAAGTGATTGACGCCAATGGGGAACAGCGGGTAGTTAAAGCGGCTCTGTACGATAATCAACATCATGAATTGGGCTTGCTATTTTTGCATCCCCATGAGGCAAGTTGA
- the uvrA gene encoding excinuclease ABC subunit UvrA, which translates to MSKESISIKGARSHNLKGVDIAIPRDQLIVFTGLSGSGKSSLAFDTIYAEGQRRYVESLSSYARQFLGQMDKPDVDSIEGLSPAISIDQKTTSQNPRSTVGTVTEIYDYFRLLFARVGVPYCPNHNIPITSQSVQQMIDQLMGYPERTRIQILAPLEAERKGTHVKIFEDLKKKGFVRVRVDGEIRDLSEDIALEKNKKHTIEVVIDRVIIKEGVESRLSGSLETGLEQSGGRVLIDVINGEEVLFNQHHACPYCGFSVDELEPRLFSFNNPSGACPTCEGIGSKLETDEELVVPNPSLTLRQHAILPWMPTSSDYYPQLLAAACEHFGIDMDVPFEQLSTQEKKTLLHGNRKERIYFRHDNEFGNVRERKIYFEGVLKNISRRYYSTSSDYTREQMEQFMVRKACQACQGHRLKDESLAVLLNGKHIGEVTDLSIDSAKAYMDALDLSEKEMQIARLIIQEINNRLGFLSNVGIDYLTLSRTAGTLSGGEAQRIRLATQIGSALMGVLYILDEPSIGLHQRDNMRLIRTLENMRDLGNTVIVVEHDEDTMLAADHIVDIGPGAGLQGGYITAEGSPQTIRDHPESLTGNYLSGKKFIPLPSRRRPTMERKITVKGANGNNLQNIDVDIPLGVFNVVTGVSGSGKSTLINDILRKSLSQKLHRAKEKPAKHKKIEGTNELDFVVNIDQSPIGRTPRSNPATYTGVFDYIREVFAMTNEAKVRGYKKGRFSFNVKGGRCEMCRGDGIIKIEMHFLPDVYVECEECGGKRYNRETLDIRYKGKDIAEVLEMTVDEGVEFFENIPRIKRKLQTLKDVGLGYIKLGQQATTLSGGEAQRVKLASQLHRRTTGRSLYILDEPTTGLHMDDIRRLLQVLQRLVDNGDTVIVIEHNLDVIKTVDHIIDLGPEGGNGGGEIVATGSPETVAEVERSYTARYLKPILEREKQRMEALEMDEAVVK; encoded by the coding sequence ATGTCCAAGGAGAGTATCAGCATAAAAGGAGCGCGTTCCCATAACCTGAAAGGGGTAGATATCGCGATTCCCCGTGATCAGTTGATCGTTTTCACCGGGTTATCCGGTTCGGGTAAATCGTCGTTGGCGTTTGACACGATTTATGCCGAAGGACAAAGGCGATACGTGGAATCATTATCCTCCTATGCACGACAATTTTTAGGGCAGATGGATAAACCGGATGTAGATTCGATCGAAGGGCTGTCCCCGGCAATATCCATTGATCAAAAAACGACAAGCCAAAATCCGCGCTCTACCGTGGGGACGGTCACTGAAATCTATGATTATTTTCGGCTATTATTCGCACGTGTCGGTGTTCCGTATTGTCCGAACCATAACATTCCGATCACTTCTCAAAGCGTCCAACAAATGATCGATCAATTGATGGGTTACCCCGAACGGACGCGTATTCAAATTCTCGCTCCATTGGAAGCCGAGCGTAAGGGAACCCACGTAAAGATCTTTGAAGATTTAAAGAAAAAAGGATTTGTACGCGTACGTGTGGACGGGGAGATCCGAGACTTGTCCGAAGATATTGCTTTGGAAAAAAATAAAAAACACACTATTGAAGTTGTCATTGATCGGGTAATTATAAAAGAAGGAGTGGAATCACGTCTCTCTGGGTCCCTGGAAACGGGATTGGAACAATCCGGAGGGCGCGTGCTCATTGATGTCATTAACGGCGAAGAAGTGTTGTTTAACCAACATCATGCTTGCCCGTATTGCGGATTTTCCGTTGATGAATTGGAGCCACGGTTGTTTTCGTTTAACAACCCGTCTGGTGCTTGTCCGACCTGTGAAGGCATTGGCTCTAAGCTGGAAACCGATGAAGAGTTGGTCGTCCCAAACCCATCTCTCACCTTGCGGCAACATGCCATTCTCCCATGGATGCCGACGAGTTCCGATTATTATCCGCAACTGCTCGCTGCCGCCTGTGAACATTTTGGTATCGACATGGATGTCCCGTTTGAACAGCTGTCCACACAAGAGAAAAAAACATTACTGCATGGCAACCGGAAAGAACGGATCTATTTTCGGCATGACAATGAGTTTGGAAATGTAAGAGAACGAAAAATTTATTTTGAAGGCGTCTTGAAAAATATCTCCAGACGATATTATTCCACCTCATCGGATTATACGCGCGAACAAATGGAGCAGTTTATGGTTCGAAAAGCTTGTCAAGCATGTCAAGGCCATCGGTTAAAAGATGAATCACTTGCTGTTTTACTTAATGGGAAGCATATCGGAGAAGTGACAGATTTATCCATTGACAGCGCCAAAGCATATATGGATGCGCTTGATTTATCCGAAAAAGAGATGCAAATTGCCCGGCTCATCATCCAGGAAATTAATAACCGTTTGGGATTTTTAAGTAACGTAGGCATTGATTATTTAACGCTAAGCCGAACGGCTGGGACACTGTCCGGCGGTGAAGCGCAACGCATTCGGCTGGCTACGCAAATCGGGTCTGCGCTAATGGGAGTTCTTTATATTCTAGATGAACCTTCCATCGGCTTGCACCAGCGCGATAACATGCGATTAATTCGTACGCTTGAAAACATGCGCGATCTCGGGAACACAGTGATCGTTGTGGAACATGATGAAGATACGATGCTCGCGGCGGATCATATTGTGGATATCGGTCCCGGTGCTGGTTTGCAAGGAGGGTATATTACTGCAGAAGGATCTCCGCAAACGATCCGAGACCATCCTGAATCCCTCACAGGCAACTATTTATCCGGAAAAAAATTCATTCCTTTACCGTCCAGACGCCGTCCAACGATGGAGCGCAAAATTACGGTTAAAGGGGCGAACGGGAACAACTTGCAAAATATCGACGTCGATATTCCGCTCGGTGTTTTTAACGTCGTTACCGGCGTTTCCGGGTCCGGGAAAAGTACGCTCATTAATGATATATTACGAAAATCCCTTTCCCAGAAGTTGCATCGCGCGAAAGAAAAACCGGCAAAACATAAAAAAATCGAAGGGACTAATGAGCTTGATTTCGTCGTAAACATTGACCAGTCACCGATCGGACGAACGCCACGGTCCAATCCGGCGACGTACACCGGGGTGTTTGATTATATCCGCGAGGTATTCGCCATGACCAACGAGGCGAAGGTGCGAGGCTATAAAAAGGGGCGCTTCAGCTTTAATGTTAAGGGCGGCCGTTGCGAAATGTGCCGGGGAGATGGCATTATTAAGATAGAGATGCACTTTTTACCCGATGTGTACGTGGAATGTGAAGAATGTGGCGGAAAACGTTACAATCGGGAAACGTTAGATATCCGCTACAAAGGGAAAGATATTGCGGAAGTATTGGAAATGACCGTCGATGAAGGCGTGGAGTTTTTCGAGAACATCCCCAGAATCAAACGGAAATTGCAAACGTTAAAAGACGTGGGCCTTGGGTATATTAAGCTTGGACAACAGGCCACAACGCTATCTGGCGGGGAAGCTCAGCGAGTGAAATTAGCCTCTCAACTGCATCGACGCACAACCGGCCGCTCCCTTTACATTTTGGATGAACCTACGACCGGCCTCCATATGGATGACATTCGCCGTCTATTGCAAGTATTGCAGCGCCTCGTTGATAATGGAGACACAGTCATCGTTATCGAGCATAACCTGGATGTCATTAAAACGGTGGATCATATTATTGATCTGGGGCCTGAAGGGGGAAATGGTGGCGGTGAAATCGTCGCGACAGGCTCCCCCGAAACAGTAGCCGAAGTGGAACGCTCATACACCGCCCGATATTTAAAGCCGATCTTAGAGAGGGAAAAACAACGGATGGAAGCGTTGGAAATGGATGAAGCCGTCGTGAAGTGA
- a CDS encoding PspC domain-containing protein, with protein MKRLVRSANSRIITGVCGGIGQYFNIDPIIIRVLAAISLFISLGITLLIYLLMTVLVPSEGDFRS; from the coding sequence ATGAAACGTTTGGTACGTTCTGCCAATAGTCGCATCATCACCGGCGTTTGTGGAGGCATTGGCCAATATTTTAATATTGATCCGATCATTATTAGGGTATTAGCCGCGATTAGCCTGTTTATCAGCCTGGGGATCACGTTGCTTATTTATTTGTTAATGACCGTGTTGGTTCCAAGTGAAGGAGACTTTCGTTCCTAA
- the uvrB gene encoding excinuclease ABC subunit UvrB yields MQETFSLESAYQPEGDQPTAIEKIAEGIRSDKKHQVLLGATGTGKTFTVSNVIREVNKPTLVMAHNKTLAGQLYSEFKSLFPNNAVEYFVSYYDYYQPEAYVPQSDTFIEKDASINDEIDKLRHSATSALFERNDVIIIASVSCIYGLGSPEEYRDLVVSLRTGTEKGRDELLNNLVDVQYDRNDINFTRGTFRVRGDVVEIFPASRDEHCIRVEFFGDEIDRITEVDALTGEVLGERNHVAIFPASHFVTREQKMKKAIINIEQELAEQLQELKSRDKLLEAQRLEQRTRYDIEMMQEMGFCSGIENYSRHLTFRDPGDAPYTLLDYFPDDFLMIIDESHATLPQVRGMYNGDQARKQVLVDHGFRLPSAMDNRPLKFEEFEKRVSQAVYVSATPGPYEEEKAPEVVEQIIRPTGLLDPTVSVRPIEGQIDDLIGEINERQAKNERVLVTTLTKKMAENLTDYLKEVGIKVKYLHSDIKTLDRLEIIRQLRLGEFDCLVGINLLREGLDMPEVSLVAILDADKEGFLRAERSLIQTMGRAARHVDGQVIMYADKETRSMEVAINETKRRRSIQEAHNEKHGIIPKTIEKAVPQAIQATVAAEDEGSYTTPKDKHMTEDEKARFIEQIEAEMKEAAKQLDFERAAELRDTVIELKGKKTS; encoded by the coding sequence TTGCAAGAAACGTTTTCACTTGAATCTGCTTATCAACCCGAAGGGGATCAACCTACAGCGATAGAAAAGATTGCAGAAGGAATTAGATCGGATAAAAAACACCAAGTGTTGTTGGGAGCAACAGGAACGGGCAAAACATTTACGGTGTCAAACGTGATCCGTGAAGTGAATAAACCGACGCTTGTCATGGCTCACAATAAAACACTTGCAGGCCAATTATACAGCGAATTTAAATCGCTTTTTCCAAACAATGCTGTGGAATATTTCGTCAGTTATTATGATTACTACCAACCGGAAGCGTATGTTCCGCAGTCGGATACATTTATTGAAAAAGATGCCAGTATCAATGATGAAATCGATAAACTCCGGCACTCCGCGACGAGCGCGTTATTTGAACGAAATGACGTCATTATTATCGCGAGCGTCTCTTGTATATACGGCCTTGGTTCACCGGAGGAATACCGCGATTTGGTCGTTTCCCTTCGTACCGGAACAGAAAAAGGACGAGATGAACTTTTAAATAATCTCGTTGATGTGCAATATGATCGTAATGACATTAATTTTACGAGAGGGACCTTTCGCGTGCGTGGAGACGTTGTGGAAATATTTCCGGCTTCACGGGATGAGCATTGCATTCGCGTGGAATTTTTCGGAGATGAAATCGACCGTATAACCGAAGTGGATGCATTAACAGGAGAAGTGCTTGGCGAACGCAACCATGTGGCAATTTTTCCAGCTTCCCACTTCGTTACGCGCGAACAAAAAATGAAAAAAGCGATCATCAATATTGAGCAAGAATTGGCTGAACAACTTCAGGAACTGAAAAGCCGGGACAAGTTACTGGAAGCGCAACGATTGGAACAACGTACCCGTTATGATATTGAAATGATGCAAGAAATGGGTTTTTGTTCCGGAATTGAAAACTATTCCAGGCATTTAACGTTTCGCGATCCGGGCGATGCGCCGTACACGCTACTGGACTATTTTCCGGACGATTTTCTTATGATTATCGACGAATCTCACGCGACGTTGCCGCAAGTGAGGGGCATGTATAATGGCGACCAGGCGCGAAAACAAGTATTGGTCGACCACGGATTTCGCTTGCCTTCCGCGATGGACAACCGTCCGTTGAAATTCGAGGAGTTTGAAAAGCGAGTGTCCCAAGCGGTGTATGTTTCCGCGACCCCCGGGCCCTACGAGGAGGAGAAAGCGCCGGAGGTTGTGGAACAGATTATTCGTCCGACCGGATTGCTTGATCCGACAGTGAGCGTGCGGCCGATCGAAGGGCAGATCGATGATTTAATCGGCGAGATTAACGAACGGCAGGCAAAAAATGAGCGAGTGTTAGTGACGACGCTTACGAAAAAAATGGCGGAAAATCTGACGGACTATTTAAAAGAAGTCGGTATTAAAGTGAAGTATTTGCATTCGGATATAAAAACGCTGGATCGCTTGGAAATCATTCGTCAGCTACGACTAGGCGAGTTTGATTGTCTTGTCGGCATCAACCTTTTGCGTGAAGGATTGGATATGCCCGAAGTCTCCCTCGTAGCGATTTTGGATGCGGATAAAGAAGGGTTTTTGCGCGCCGAACGGTCCTTGATCCAAACGATGGGTCGGGCGGCACGTCATGTGGACGGACAAGTAATCATGTACGCCGATAAAGAAACGCGTTCCATGGAAGTGGCAATAAATGAGACAAAAAGGCGCCGGAGTATTCAAGAAGCGCATAATGAAAAACATGGAATTATACCGAAAACAATTGAAAAAGCAGTGCCGCAGGCGATTCAGGCTACAGTGGCTGCTGAAGATGAAGGAAGCTATACAACTCCAAAAGACAAGCATATGACGGAAGATGAAAAAGCTCGTTTCATTGAACAAATCGAGGCGGAAATGAAAGAAGCGGCGAAACAACTTGACTTTGAACGAGCCGCGGAACTTCGCGATACAGTGATTGAATTAAAGGGAAAGAAAACATCATAA
- a CDS encoding nucleoside recognition domain-containing protein yields the protein MQTLKRGLKSGLDTTWTLAKIIFPITFAVTILSFTPALDWLAAQLAPFMSWIGLPGEAAIPLVLGNVLNLYAAIGSIITFDFTVKEVFILAVMLSFSHNLFVESAVAVKLGIRMSVVLTVRIGLAITSAFLIHWIWQGGNEPAQYGFVSGTEPAEVSGWLDVLLEATSSAAMGVVTIAVFVFPIMMLIQFMKDFNMLDWFSDKMLPFTRMLGIQPNTSTTLASGIFFGLAFGAGVMIQEARENGVKKKDLYLVFIFLVACHGIVEDTLIFIPLGIPVLPLLIIRVVTAILLTMAIAYFWNRLEKQEANVDGQREYSSF from the coding sequence ATGCAAACGTTGAAAAGGGGCTTGAAATCAGGGCTGGATACGACTTGGACATTGGCGAAGATTATCTTTCCGATCACCTTTGCCGTCACCATTCTGTCATTCACGCCGGCGCTGGATTGGCTTGCGGCGCAATTGGCGCCGTTCATGTCTTGGATCGGGTTACCCGGGGAAGCGGCCATCCCGCTCGTCCTCGGAAATGTATTGAATTTGTACGCAGCCATTGGCTCGATTATAACGTTTGACTTTACGGTAAAAGAAGTTTTTATTCTCGCCGTTATGCTTTCTTTTTCTCACAATTTATTTGTAGAATCGGCGGTTGCAGTCAAATTAGGGATACGTATGTCCGTCGTCTTGACGGTTCGGATCGGCCTTGCCATCACTTCCGCCTTTCTGATTCATTGGATTTGGCAAGGCGGGAACGAACCGGCACAATATGGCTTTGTCAGTGGCACGGAACCTGCTGAAGTCAGCGGTTGGCTCGATGTCTTATTAGAAGCGACCTCGAGTGCGGCCATGGGCGTTGTGACCATCGCGGTTTTTGTATTCCCGATCATGATGCTCATACAGTTTATGAAAGACTTCAACATGTTGGATTGGTTCTCCGATAAGATGTTGCCTTTCACACGCATGCTCGGCATTCAACCAAACACATCGACGACGTTGGCATCGGGAATCTTTTTCGGTCTTGCTTTCGGCGCAGGGGTCATGATTCAAGAGGCAAGGGAAAACGGTGTGAAGAAAAAAGATTTATATCTCGTCTTTATCTTTTTGGTGGCTTGTCATGGAATCGTAGAAGATACACTCATTTTCATTCCGCTCGGGATTCCGGTATTGCCGCTACTCATCATTCGGGTAGTTACCGCAATTTTGCTAACGATGGCGATTGCTTATTTCTGGAACCGATTGGAAAAACAGGAGGCGAATGTTGATGGACAACGTGAATACAGTTCTTTTTGA
- a CDS encoding DUF4097 family beta strand repeat-containing protein: MQEERRMILQMVEDGKISPEDGTKLIKALSSGKEKETTTSSATSRKSKDENKTETTDRTDLSTRIDWDQSNRHHDEYWRRHREEQGDKGSPLSEGARWFTEFVDSAVHKIKELDLDFNFGSAQEINHIFQHTSMKERMFELSLENGSIDLQPWDEVDGKIACSAKVYKAENEEDARRIFLEETVFETVDDELHFYTKSKKIKLQATVYVPRERFEKLSLYTFNGHLQGNGLNSITLSAKAVNGSINMEGVHADMLEVETVNGPIDIDGASSERADLRTVHGSIDINGDIEDLDAESVNGSVNCHFHRKEGGHVSLTATTGSVFLAVPEEIRTEGTLKTNVGNYHWKLPNVEVLDEKRDFIQKTLTLVSNPDEPSVLRVDAGTKTGSISVKTHDR; the protein is encoded by the coding sequence ATGCAAGAAGAACGTAGAATGATTCTGCAAATGGTGGAAGACGGCAAAATCAGCCCGGAAGACGGAACAAAGTTGATTAAGGCATTGTCATCGGGAAAGGAAAAGGAAACGACGACAAGTTCGGCGACCTCGCGAAAAAGCAAAGATGAAAACAAGACCGAAACGACCGATCGTACAGATCTAAGCACGAGAATTGATTGGGATCAAAGCAATCGTCATCACGATGAATATTGGAGGAGACACCGGGAAGAACAAGGGGATAAAGGTTCACCTTTGTCTGAAGGGGCTCGCTGGTTTACGGAATTTGTGGACTCCGCCGTTCATAAAATCAAAGAACTCGACCTCGACTTCAATTTTGGTAGCGCTCAAGAAATCAATCATATTTTCCAACATACGAGCATGAAGGAGCGAATGTTTGAACTATCGCTTGAAAATGGCTCGATTGATCTTCAACCTTGGGACGAAGTAGATGGAAAAATAGCGTGTAGCGCCAAAGTCTATAAGGCGGAAAATGAAGAGGATGCCCGTCGTATTTTTCTTGAAGAAACGGTTTTCGAGACCGTGGATGATGAACTCCACTTTTATACGAAATCGAAAAAAATCAAGCTGCAGGCAACGGTATACGTGCCTCGTGAACGCTTTGAAAAATTATCATTGTATACGTTTAACGGCCATTTGCAAGGAAATGGGTTAAACAGCATCACATTGTCGGCAAAAGCCGTAAATGGAAGTATAAACATGGAAGGTGTCCATGCTGATATGCTTGAAGTAGAAACGGTCAATGGTCCCATTGATATTGACGGGGCTTCAAGTGAGCGTGCCGACTTGCGTACCGTACATGGAAGTATTGATATTAACGGGGACATTGAAGATCTTGATGCCGAATCCGTGAATGGCTCCGTTAATTGTCACTTTCATAGAAAAGAAGGCGGGCACGTTTCGTTAACGGCAACGACCGGATCTGTTTTTCTTGCAGTACCGGAAGAAATTCGCACAGAAGGAACATTGAAAACAAATGTCGGGAACTACCATTGGAAGCTTCCGAATGTGGAAGTGCTCGATGAAAAGCGGGATTTTATTCAAAAAACATTAACGTTGGTTTCCAACCCGGATGAACCATCGGTATTGCGGGTAGATGCCGGCACAAAAACAGGATCCATATCTGTAAAAACCCATGACCGTTAA
- the lgt gene encoding prolipoprotein diacylglyceryl transferase has translation MLFHAQPLDPVAFEIGALSIQWYGILIVLGAAIGYIIATREAKKHGYPDDLFADLLIWAIPISIISARLYYVIFQFDYYAENPAQIIAIWEGGLAIHGGLIGAVITGIVFAKRRGYSFWKLADIAAPSIILGQAIGRWGNFMNQEAYGGEVSRGFLENLLLPDWIIDQMFIEGAYHHPTFLYESIWNVLGFALLIFILRRMNLRRGNVFLAYVIWYSFGRFFIEGMRTDSLMIGDFLQTAQMISVVLIAGAIFLMVYHRKKGIMEARYWDKDEKLIQKNKKKKKKK, from the coding sequence ATGCTTTTTCATGCACAGCCGCTGGATCCCGTAGCCTTTGAAATTGGGGCCTTGTCTATCCAGTGGTATGGTATTCTAATCGTACTGGGAGCGGCCATAGGCTATATTATAGCGACGAGGGAAGCAAAAAAACACGGTTATCCGGACGATTTATTTGCGGATTTGCTTATTTGGGCGATTCCAATTTCCATTATCAGTGCCCGTCTTTATTATGTGATTTTTCAATTTGACTATTATGCAGAGAATCCGGCGCAGATTATTGCCATTTGGGAAGGCGGTTTAGCCATTCATGGAGGGTTAATCGGGGCCGTAATTACAGGAATTGTTTTTGCCAAACGACGTGGTTATTCATTTTGGAAACTCGCCGATATTGCCGCGCCCAGCATTATACTTGGGCAAGCGATTGGCCGCTGGGGCAATTTCATGAATCAGGAAGCATACGGGGGAGAAGTTTCCCGGGGATTTTTGGAAAACCTCCTGTTGCCGGACTGGATCATCGATCAGATGTTTATTGAAGGCGCCTACCATCATCCGACCTTTTTGTATGAAAGCATTTGGAACGTGCTCGGTTTTGCATTATTGATCTTCATTTTACGGCGAATGAACTTACGTCGCGGAAATGTCTTTTTGGCGTATGTCATTTGGTATTCGTTCGGTCGCTTCTTTATCGAAGGGATGCGTACGGATAGCTTGATGATCGGGGATTTCTTACAAACGGCGCAAATGATTTCCGTAGTGCTTATCGCGGGGGCCATTTTTTTGATGGTTTATCATCGTAAAAAAGGGATCATGGAGGCACGCTATTGGGATAAAGACGAGAAGCTTATACAAAAAAATAAGAAGAAAAAGAAGAAAAAGTGA
- the hprK gene encoding HPr(Ser) kinase/phosphatase yields MAKVTARDLIDRFSLELLSGEEGIYRPITTSDISRPGLEMAGFFTYYPRRRLQLLGRSELTFLEQLDTEVKLERLDKLCTANTPGVIISRGLEASPELLSVSEDSGVPIMRANDTTTRISSQLTEFLEAQLAETTAVHGVLVDIYGIGVLLTGASGVGKSETALDLVRRGHRLVADDSVEISQQHGDTLMGRPPELIKHLLEIRGLGIIDVMTLFGAGAVRPFKRITLNVHLELWDEDKAYDRLGIDEDTMKVIETYIPKYTIPVRPGRNLAVIVEVAAMNFRLKRMGINAAQEFSDKLTGVIEDYDRDEF; encoded by the coding sequence ATGGCTAAGGTCACGGCAAGAGATTTAATTGATCGTTTTTCGCTGGAATTGTTAAGTGGTGAAGAGGGGATTTACAGGCCGATTACCACGAGTGACATTTCTCGCCCCGGGTTGGAAATGGCCGGTTTTTTCACCTATTATCCGCGCAGGCGATTGCAGTTGTTAGGCCGCTCGGAGCTTACGTTTCTTGAACAGTTGGATACTGAGGTCAAGCTGGAACGCCTGGATAAATTATGTACGGCAAATACGCCCGGTGTGATCATATCCAGAGGTCTGGAAGCATCGCCGGAGCTGTTAAGTGTCTCGGAAGACTCCGGTGTTCCAATTATGCGCGCCAATGATACGACGACACGAATAAGCAGCCAGCTGACTGAATTTCTGGAAGCACAACTTGCAGAAACGACGGCAGTGCACGGTGTGCTGGTGGATATATATGGAATTGGAGTCTTGCTTACCGGGGCCAGCGGGGTTGGCAAAAGCGAAACTGCGCTGGACTTGGTGCGAAGAGGGCATCGGCTCGTTGCCGACGATTCGGTGGAAATCAGTCAACAGCACGGTGACACTTTGATGGGTCGTCCGCCTGAACTGATTAAGCATCTGCTTGAAATTCGCGGGCTAGGCATTATTGATGTCATGACTTTGTTTGGTGCCGGGGCGGTACGGCCGTTTAAACGAATCACTCTTAATGTCCACCTTGAGCTTTGGGATGAGGATAAGGCATACGATCGGTTAGGGATTGACGAGGATACGATGAAAGTCATTGAAACCTATATCCCGAAATATACGATTCCCGTACGCCCCGGGCGCAACCTGGCGGTGATCGTAGAAGTCGCCGCCATGAATTTCCGCTTAAAACGAATGGGGATTAATGCGGCCCAGGAGTTTTCAGATAAGTTAACGGGTGTAATTGAAGATTATGACCGAGATGAATTTTGA